The following nucleotide sequence is from Nitrospirota bacterium.
GGCTCCGGCCCGTCGTCGGCCGTTCCCCTTGTGGTTTCGGTAGCTCTTCATGTCCCTCCGACAGGGACTTCGGTTCGGTCACCGAGACCGGCGGGACCGCGACCGGAGGTTCCTGCGCCATTGCCGGACCGCTCTCGAGACCCAGCAGGCAAGCGATCCCCATTCCAACAATCCATGCGAGCCGTCCGTATCGTCTTTCCCGACCGGCAGAGGTTCCAGAACGCTGATCGTAGTCCACCATGCCCTCCTCCCTTTGCTGTGGTTGCGCTCCGCGCATACAAAACCGCGGGCCACCGTAGCGGAGGAGGATGAACGTCCACTCAACGGTCATTCAAAATTGAGTAAAACCTTCGACGAGCGACGACTGATTGGGAAAGAGGTCGGCCGTCGGCGTAGCATGGAAGGAATGGTGATGGACTGGGTCGGCGGATGGCGATGCGACCGGCGCCCTGGAAGCCACTCTCCGTTGCGGAGTAGGGAGAACCGCAACGTCAGTGCAGCCACCGGCTTACGAGAGTTTACAGACAGTTAACAATGTCGTAACGGGAACTTAAGAGGCCATTGAGTATCGTGCAACGCCTGCTGGTTAGCCTCGCAATCCGGAGTTGCGGAGTCGGTGATGGCAACGGGTCACGAAAGCATCCTGATGGTGACGACTGACGACGCCTTTGCCCAGCCGCTCGAAAAGCGGCTGAGCCAATACAATTACACGGTAACGATCGCCCGCGATACCGATGGGGCGCTCGACGCGGCACGGCGGGCCCTTCCCGTTGCCGTGCTCGTGGACCGGCAGCCGCAGACCCTTGCACAGTTGCGCAGGGAGGCCGGCCTCCGGAAAGTGGCGATCATCGCGCTGTTACCCCCTTCCACTGACTATCCGGAGGAAGCCTGCCTCCAAGACTTCGAGCGGGGCGCCGATGCCTGTCTCTGCACCCAGGGCTACCCGGAGCTAGTCGCCAGGATTCGCGCAATCATCCGCCGCGAGCGACTTCACGCCATTGGAAAGCCCAAGTACGTGGTCGGAGCGATCAGCCTGGACGTGGACCGCCACGAGGTCAGCGTCGGTGGGAAACCGGTAGAGCTGACGCCGAAGGAATTCCGTCTGCTGCAACATTTCGTCCAGCATCCGGCTCGGGTCTTCTCCCGCGAAGAGCTGTTGAACCATGTCTGGGGCGAAGGGGCCGCGCTGGAGTACCACACGCTGGACGTGCACATCCATTCGCTCCGCCAGAAGATCGAGCCGAACCCCGGCGAGCCGCGCTACATCGTGACCGTGCGCGGCATCGGCTACAAGCTGAAATCTGATTCCTGACCGGAACCTCTCTCACGGCACTACCCAGGCCGATCTTTTCCAAGGCGCCCCGCCCACCGTTTTTTGTCCCCTGGGCCGCGTCTTGTCGCCACCCTCCGGCCCGCCGCAGCAGAAGTTCAGGCAATACTGGCTAAAAGCCGAGGGTTCGAGACTTGCACAACCGTCGGCCGGGTCCCAAACATCCGGTCCCGTGAGGTGGTGCTTCCCCATGAAAAAGCCCTCGACTGACCGAATCCCGCTCAACCCCAAGCGCCGACCAGCCGATAAGCTGGTGTTCGTCCGTCTGCTGACCCGGAAGGAAGCGTCGTGGTTGTGCCCCACGGCGCTGATGCCCCCAACTCCTCCTGTGGGGGCATCACCTTCCTTCCGGCCGCGCGCTTCCTGATCCCCCGGATTCGCTCCCTCCTCCCCGGTCCCGCGCGTCTGGCGCGGCGGATCGGCTTTGTGTTATGACACAGGCCGGTCTTCTGCGGGCAAGGAGGTCGTGAGCATGCGCATCGGTCGGGCCGTCAGCCTCGTCGTGCTTCTCCTGGGCAGTTGGTCGTTCCGTCCCGTTCCCGAGGCGGCATGGGCCATCGGCGTGGATGCGGAAGAGGAGCGGACCGTTCGTCTCTACCAGCACCTGGCTCCGGCGACCGTCTTCCTGTCCTCCGCCTACGTCGCCGGCCACCACCACGGCAGTCCCCGTCCCCCGGGCGTCGGGGCCGGCTTCATCCTGGACGAAGCGGGCACGGTGCTGACCAACGCCCACGTGGTGGA
It contains:
- a CDS encoding response regulator transcription factor, coding for MATGHESILMVTTDDAFAQPLEKRLSQYNYTVTIARDTDGALDAARRALPVAVLVDRQPQTLAQLRREAGLRKVAIIALLPPSTDYPEEACLQDFERGADACLCTQGYPELVARIRAIIRRERLHAIGKPKYVVGAISLDVDRHEVSVGGKPVELTPKEFRLLQHFVQHPARVFSREELLNHVWGEGAALEYHTLDVHIHSLRQKIEPNPGEPRYIVTVRGIGYKLKSDS